In Aquimarina spinulae, a single window of DNA contains:
- a CDS encoding DNA polymerase Y family protein produces the protein MRTILHLDLDTFYVSVERMINSTLKEKPLLVGGISDRGVVAACSYETRSYGIHSGMSMKIAKELCPEAVVIKGNAGTYSKYSDMVTEIIKENVPVFEKSSIDEFYADLSGMDKFFGTYKYSLELRQKIISETGLPISFGLSGNKVVSKVATNEAKPNNQLKIDFGTEKPFLAPLSVKKIPMVGDKTYQTLRNLGVRYIKTIQDMPVDVMKGVLGANGLTIWKRANGIDNSPVIAFSERKSISTERTFDRDTIDIYKLRNLLIAMTENLSYQLRRGNKLTACIAVKIRYSDFNTYTKQLKIPYTSADHILIPKILELFEKLYQKRLLIRLIGIRFTHLVGGNYQINLFDDSEKQLNLYQALDNIRIRYGDRSVIRAAAIESTTIGRMQNPFNGQPPIVLAHRKQ, from the coding sequence TTGAGAACTATATTACATCTTGATCTAGACACATTCTATGTATCTGTAGAACGCATGATCAACAGCACTTTAAAAGAAAAACCACTCCTTGTTGGTGGAATTAGTGATCGTGGTGTTGTAGCTGCATGCAGCTATGAAACCAGATCCTATGGTATACATTCTGGTATGTCTATGAAAATTGCTAAAGAGCTGTGCCCCGAGGCCGTTGTTATAAAAGGTAATGCCGGAACATATAGCAAATACTCTGATATGGTCACAGAAATCATCAAAGAAAATGTACCTGTATTCGAAAAATCAAGTATTGATGAATTCTATGCAGATCTTTCTGGTATGGACAAATTCTTTGGCACTTATAAATATTCTTTAGAATTACGCCAAAAAATTATTTCCGAAACGGGGCTTCCTATATCTTTTGGGCTTTCTGGCAATAAAGTAGTATCTAAAGTAGCGACCAACGAAGCAAAACCAAATAACCAGTTAAAGATAGATTTTGGCACAGAAAAACCGTTTCTGGCCCCACTATCGGTTAAAAAAATTCCAATGGTAGGTGATAAAACATATCAAACTTTACGAAACCTAGGAGTTCGCTATATAAAAACGATTCAGGATATGCCTGTAGATGTCATGAAAGGAGTACTTGGGGCAAACGGTCTCACCATCTGGAAAAGAGCAAACGGGATAGACAATAGCCCCGTTATTGCATTTTCTGAACGCAAATCAATCTCTACAGAAAGAACATTCGACAGAGATACTATAGACATCTACAAACTTAGAAACCTCCTTATAGCAATGACAGAAAACCTCTCCTATCAATTGCGTAGAGGAAATAAGTTAACCGCCTGCATTGCTGTAAAAATCAGATACTCTGATTTTAATACATATACCAAACAACTTAAAATACCATATACCAGCGCAGATCATATTCTTATCCCTAAAATTCTGGAACTATTCGAAAAACTATATCAAAAACGATTATTAATTCGATTAATAGGAATACGATTTACCCATTTGGTTGGTGGCAACTACCAGATTAATTTATTTGATGATAGTGAGAAGCAGCTTAACTTATATCAGGCATTAGATAACATTAGAATTCGATATGGAGACCGAAGTGTAATAAGAGCTGCTGCTATAGAGTCAACAACTATAGGCAGAATGCAAAACCCATTTAATGGGCAACCCCCTATTGTATTAGCCCATAGAAAACAATAG
- a CDS encoding DNA polymerase III subunit alpha, which produces MYLNCHSYYSLRFGTFSEIDLLELAKENNINCLALTDINNTSACLNFVRKAKEYEIKPIVGIDFRNNHQPLYTGLAKNNEGYKELNDFLSYYSYKKTDFPKIAPPVKNSYIIYPFEYILSINKTNFTDNELIGIAIKDIPKFRLSNLQKLEDKCIALQPITFRNKKDFNAHRLLRAIDNNILLSRLPDNQQACFSEQMIPDQEIKNKFSEFDFIIKNTLAIHEECCINFDFSKNNSSLNPKTYTSSIQEDNKLLKKLCQEGLVYRYPNPPKKVLDRLKKELSLITKMEFVSYFLINWRIISYAQSKGYYYVGRGSGANSIVAYLLRITDVDPIELDLYFERFINTHRTSPPDFDIDFSWKDRQDITRFIFQEFDNVALLGTYITFHYKGAIRELGKVFGLPKFEIDKLSEGDYNYNSLDQIHKLVVIYSNLIRGIPNYLSVHASGILISEHPLHYYSATDLPPKGFPTVQYDMIIAEDLGLYKFDILGQRGLAKIKDAITIIAYNQPALANFDIHDIKRFKKDEKINTLIRDAKCLACFYVESPAMRMLLSKLKTDNYLGLVAASSIIRPGVAKSGMMREYILREHDVERRKNSHPIMLDLMSETYGIMVYQEDVIKVAHFFAKLTLDEADVLRRGMSGKFRSRKEFKEVKNKFIENCKNEGYAKSLIFEIWDQIASFAGYAFPKGHSASYAVESYQSLFLKAYFPLEYLVATLNNGGGFYRPEIYLHEAKILGATILTPCINTSNYEHTLKDKSIFLGLMILRNLEHKVSENILKNRSQSGPYTSLDNFIDRVQISIEQISILIKINAFRFTNKNKHELLWQAHFKINNIPSNNHNQFLLFNQKRVAHTLPELKVSKLEAMFEQIEAFGFPLCGYFKILVTTPENSNNANQLYDYLNKNIDIYGYLIAMKNTKTHTGKRMAFGTFLDQFGNIFDTVLFPKVQEKYQLKGKGIYRMYGKVVKEFGFLSIEVIKIVKQDYIQDPRYA; this is translated from the coding sequence ATGTACCTTAATTGTCACTCATACTATAGTCTACGTTTCGGAACTTTTTCTGAAATCGATCTCTTAGAGTTGGCCAAAGAAAATAATATAAATTGCCTGGCTCTAACAGATATTAACAACACCTCTGCCTGCCTAAATTTTGTTAGAAAAGCAAAAGAGTATGAAATCAAACCTATTGTAGGAATAGATTTTAGAAACAATCATCAACCTTTATACACAGGATTGGCAAAAAATAATGAAGGGTATAAAGAACTAAATGATTTCTTATCATACTATTCGTATAAAAAAACCGATTTTCCCAAAATAGCTCCTCCTGTAAAAAACTCCTATATCATATATCCTTTTGAATATATATTATCTATAAATAAAACCAATTTTACAGATAATGAACTTATAGGTATAGCTATAAAAGACATTCCTAAATTTCGTCTTTCTAATTTGCAAAAATTGGAAGATAAATGTATAGCACTACAACCAATTACCTTCAGAAATAAAAAAGATTTTAATGCCCATCGATTGTTAAGGGCTATCGATAATAATATACTACTAAGTCGTTTACCCGATAACCAACAGGCTTGTTTTTCAGAACAAATGATCCCGGATCAGGAAATAAAAAATAAATTTTCAGAATTTGATTTCATTATCAAAAACACCCTTGCAATCCACGAAGAATGCTGCATTAATTTTGACTTTTCAAAAAACAACTCTTCGTTAAACCCAAAAACATACACCAGCAGTATACAAGAAGATAATAAATTACTTAAAAAACTCTGCCAGGAAGGTCTTGTCTATCGATATCCAAATCCTCCAAAAAAAGTACTCGATCGTCTAAAAAAAGAACTATCACTAATTACAAAAATGGAATTTGTTTCCTATTTTTTGATTAACTGGAGAATCATCTCTTATGCACAAAGCAAAGGATATTATTATGTAGGTCGTGGTAGTGGAGCAAATAGTATTGTAGCATACTTACTTCGTATCACAGATGTCGATCCCATAGAACTAGATCTCTATTTCGAACGGTTTATCAACACACACCGTACCAGCCCTCCTGATTTTGATATTGATTTCTCATGGAAAGACAGACAAGATATCACTCGATTTATTTTCCAGGAATTTGACAATGTAGCATTACTAGGAACCTACATTACTTTTCATTATAAAGGAGCAATAAGAGAATTAGGTAAAGTATTCGGTCTTCCAAAATTTGAAATCGACAAGTTAAGTGAAGGAGATTACAATTATAACTCTCTTGATCAAATTCATAAGTTGGTAGTCATTTATAGTAATCTTATACGAGGTATCCCTAATTATCTTAGCGTACATGCTAGCGGAATATTGATTAGTGAACACCCTTTACATTATTATTCTGCCACAGATCTTCCACCTAAAGGGTTTCCCACTGTACAATATGATATGATTATCGCAGAAGACCTGGGCTTATACAAATTTGATATTTTAGGGCAACGTGGGTTAGCAAAAATTAAAGACGCAATTACAATTATAGCATACAATCAACCTGCATTAGCAAATTTTGATATTCATGATATAAAGAGGTTTAAGAAAGATGAAAAAATAAATACTTTAATACGAGATGCAAAATGCCTGGCTTGCTTTTATGTAGAATCTCCTGCGATGCGTATGCTTCTAAGTAAACTAAAAACAGATAATTATTTAGGATTAGTAGCAGCAAGTTCAATTATACGTCCCGGAGTAGCTAAAAGCGGAATGATGCGGGAGTATATTTTACGGGAACATGACGTAGAAAGAAGAAAAAACTCACACCCGATTATGCTTGATTTAATGAGTGAAACCTATGGCATTATGGTATACCAGGAAGATGTGATTAAAGTAGCGCATTTTTTTGCAAAACTAACCTTGGATGAAGCAGATGTATTACGCCGGGGTATGAGTGGTAAATTTAGATCACGAAAAGAATTTAAAGAAGTTAAAAATAAATTTATAGAGAACTGCAAAAATGAAGGCTATGCTAAATCCTTAATTTTTGAAATATGGGATCAGATAGCAAGTTTTGCCGGATATGCTTTTCCAAAAGGACATTCTGCCTCTTATGCCGTAGAGAGTTACCAAAGTTTATTTCTCAAAGCTTATTTTCCATTAGAATATCTAGTAGCTACATTAAATAATGGAGGCGGTTTCTACCGCCCTGAAATATATCTTCATGAAGCCAAGATATTAGGAGCTACCATACTAACTCCTTGTATCAATACTAGTAACTACGAACACACCTTAAAAGACAAAAGTATATTTTTAGGGTTAATGATACTAAGAAATCTAGAACATAAGGTTTCAGAAAACATTTTGAAGAATCGTTCTCAAAGTGGTCCATATACTTCTTTAGATAATTTTATTGATAGAGTACAAATAAGTATAGAGCAGATTAGTATCCTCATTAAGATTAATGCATTTAGGTTTACTAATAAAAACAAACATGAACTATTATGGCAGGCTCATTTTAAAATAAACAATATTCCATCGAATAATCACAATCAATTTCTTTTATTCAATCAAAAACGAGTAGCTCATACACTTCCAGAATTAAAAGTATCAAAACTAGAAGCTATGTTCGAACAAATTGAAGCTTTCGGATTTCCACTTTGTGGTTACTTCAAAATATTAGTTACCACACCCGAAAATAGTAATAATGCAAATCAGCTATATGATTATCTAAATAAAAACATAGATATATACGGATATCTTATAGCCATGAAAAACACTAAAACTCATACAGGAAAACGTATGGCTTTTGGCACGTTTCTAGATCAATTTGGCAATATCTTTGATACTGTACTATTTCCCAAGGTGCAAGAGAAATATCAATTAAAAGGAAAAGGTATTTATCGAATGTATGGTAAGGTAGTTAAAGAGTTTGGTTTTTTGAGTATCGAAGTTATTAAAATCGTAAAACAAGACTATATCCAAGATCCCAGATATGCATAA